CTTCTTGCTCCAGAGGTCTTAGAAGGAATGTAAGTACACTCTTTCACATATATTTCCCTTCATGTTTAAAAGAAGTTATGACCTGTAACTCTTGACatttgttacatataattaattgcaTGAGGGTTCTACTTTCTTGATGTGTTTCATTATGTGCAGAAACAACGAAAAGGTTGTTTGCAAAAATATTCTAGAAAAGAAGGGGCTTAAAGGGTTTCAGGTAAAACATGGAGTACCTTTGGTGATTTTAGAAACTGCTGATAAAGTATTACTGCTTCTCTTTCATTCAATCTTGTACAAGCTTCTATAATTACTTAAGCTTTATCAGTGTTACATACGCACATGCACTGCACATTGCAGCAGGGCTTTATTTATGTATaagccatgcatgcatggatgtaTATGTTTCTAATTATAATGAATGTCCATTGATCTAATCCCATATTGTGGCCAAAGGCATTGTTGAATGGGGCAAAATGGTTTTTCAGATAGGCAAAACGAAAGTGTTCCTAAGAGCTGGTCAGATGGCTGAACTCGATGCACAGAGGGCTGAGGTACTCAGTCGCGCAGCAAAAACTATTCAGTGGCGCGTTCGAACTCATATTGCTCGTAGACATTTTGTTGCACTGCAGAAGGCTACAATAGATTTGCAATCTATATGTAGAGGTGAGCctttaactatatgaagtacTTTTCTTGGGAGACTTGGGGATGTTTGGCAAACATGAGAATTGTCAAAACTTCTCAAaatttcattcccaaacatcactcgaatacaaaacatttttcaatttcaaattttcaatttttcatctaataattacctaatcattattcaaatacaaaaattaatacaacttttacaaacttaaaaaaaaaaacacaaaaatcaatacaacatttacaaacttcaaaataaaaataatattaaaaaattatattcaaacaattttttaactttttctattcactttcacaaagtccaatacaatacttattttaaaatacatttttattcaactttttctctctcctttcccataatccaataaaacatcttcgctcaaactatttcactattattcacaaaattctaagATGCCCCAAACATCCAAACATGCCCTAAATCTATAGTCCCCTTAATGGAAtgatattcttatttatttggtATTTACTTGTAGGAAGACTGGCTTGCAAACTTTTTGAGTTCTTGAAAAGGGTGGCAGCTGCTGTGAAAATTCAGAAGCACATACGAAGATACCAAGCCAGAAAAACCTATTGCAATCTCCATCTCTCTATGCTTGTCTTGCAAACAGGTTTAAGGGCATTGGCTGCTCGTAAAGAATTTAGACTTAGAAAACGAACTAAAGCTGCTATATTTGTTCAGGTCATACACTTCAAAACTTATTTTGCCTGGAAATCTACTCGTATACTGTTATCACTGTCCAAAAATGAAAACTCACTTTCTAACAAAATGCAGGCAAGATGGCGTTGTCATAAAGCTGCATCATACTATAAGAAGCTTAAGAGAGGCTCAATAGTCACACAATGCAGATGGAGGGGACGAATTGCAAGGAGAGAACTACGAAAGCTCAAAATGGTTAGTATTATACATTTTCCTGCAATATTATATGAAAACATATATCTGGAGAAGGTTATGCATGGCACTATCCTtgcacaaattaaaaaaatacaaagtaaCAAAGGAGCACATCTCACTgcacagatttttttttctcaattactGCAGGTTAATAGTCAGCTTTGTAACTTGTATCTTTCACTATCGTATACATGCGCTTTATATGCCTAGGTTGACAAGTATGTTGATAagaatttttgtattatttatttgtgAAACTATACATTATGTCAAAAAGCTCATACTTTGGCCTATTGTTTCTATTGCCCCCGAAGATAAGATTTCCTATTCGGTGCCTTAAGTCATACTTTTTTCATCCAAGGAAaataacaagcaagaaagtgaGATTTCATAGGCATAGATGTCATCACAGTCATAATACATGCACTAATGTTGACTCGATGATAGGATGGTATACAGCATAATACGTGCACCAGGGCTTTTTTCCAAAATTATACGTATGTGTAAATGATACTGGAAGGATCATAGGTACAATGGAAATGTAAAAAACTAGTGACTCTTTGTGTCATCCTTGGCATCTTAAAAGGTTGAATCGTGTTATTTCTTGTTGTAACCATCATAGTCatcatcattttatttcttcagaTTCCCAACTATATAGTAAAGATTGAATTTAAGAAATATAATCGTTCTCTTAAATATTCATTCAAACAAGTTGAGGTGTAATATCAAATCTTGCAAGATTATGGAGCTATTTAGCATGTGCATGTGATGGAGTCCTGAGTCTCACTGTTTGTCTCTTCTGTTCTATTTGACTAATTCAATAATTGATATAAAAGAATGTTGATCCCACTATTGGCATGCATGGTATACCAAGTAAATTTTCTCTAcattgataaatttttaaacCTTCTTTGTTAATTATATCCTAtatcttcttttatatataacatCCATAAGCAATCTTTTCCAGGCTGCAAGGGAAACCGGTGCACTTAAAGAAGCAAAGGATAAGCTTGAAAAAAGAGTGGAGGAGCTCACTTGGCGTTTACAATTGGAAAAACGTTTAAGGGTAATACCGATTTTCTACAGATAGGTAGTTTTAGGCATAGAAGCATGCACTATGACACCTTGCAAAGGAGCTCCACGCTAATGCATCTTTTGCTTTTGTATCTATTAAAATATGCTTTGAGACTTCAAAGATTGTCAGTGACTTTTGTTTGACCTTTCACCATCTGAAGAAGAGACACTCATTTCTGCTTTTCTATATGGATATTATCTCATTCCTTAATGTCACATATGCAGACTGACCAAGAGGAAGCAAAATCACAGGAGATAGCAAAATTGCAGAATTCATTGCAAGAACTGCAGAATAAAGTTGAGGAATCAAATGCGTTACTTGTCAAGGAACGAGAGTTTGCAAAACAGGCTATTGAAGAAGCACCTCCTGTTATCAAAGAAACTCAAGTTCTTGTCGAAGATACCCAAAAAATAGATTCTCTAACAGCAGAAGTGCAGAGCCTCAAGGTTAGAAACCTACCAAAAACTGCAGCTAATGTCTTCTGTGGGATCAAGTGTATGATATATAGTTTTCCTTTTGCTACCAAATAAAACTAGTTTTTTGGTTATATCATATATGATGCGTGAAATGGTAAATCAAACTGTCTATTGGTGATAAAGTTCTTAAGGACACTCTACATCTCACATAACTGTGTCATGTCATGATAATTGAAACTTTTGTGGTTGACGTATATGGTTGATAGTTATAAAGTTACTACAGAATATTTCTGGCAATTCAACAGAGCAAGAAGTTACTTCACATTTCTCATGTTTGTTAAGATGAATACTTGTTTGATCTCTTTTGTGCCATATGAAGTTTACAAGACTAGGTATTTCAAATATCAGAGCAGGATACAGTGGTAATAATATTGGGGAACACTAATCTTAACTTTTTCCTGCAGTTGATAGATTCAAGTCACTTCACCTTAGTAATGATAATTTTCAAGTACTATTTTTGAACAATTTTTGAAATGGATAAGGTGACCTAGTTGGCAACACGTGGTACAAAGGTTGTAGGATAtagaatccaaaaaaaaaaaaaatcaatgcagACAGTATGTGGCGACATCTTGTCAAATTTATAATGTGTCTTCGATTCGGATCATTTAAGATCTGAAAAGTTCAACATTTTCTGCAACTTACACTGCTTTTTCAATGAAATGGCTAACTGACTTAGGTAACAAGACATGGTACATGGTCACGTGTTGCAATTTGAtttattacattatttattCAGCATCACCATGGCAGATTTTTGGTCAATCTATGAATGGATACAATTAAGTTTTCCAAAGAGTTCATAGAGTTCTTCCAGCTTCTTGCATGCATACATGGAGATATTCTATATGTTATTTTACACATAAGGATATATCATGGCCATTTCAACTAGTGATATAAACTGGGCTCATGCCAACACAGGCATCATTGGAGTTAGAGAGACAAAGAGCTGATGactgtaaaagaaaatatagtgAAGCTGAAGAGTCTAGTGAAGTGCGACgtaaaaaattacaagaaacAGAGAACAAAGTTCATCAGCTCCAGGAATCTTTGACCAGGTGATATGATTCTTCAAGAATAACACACTCatacttattttacatgtaAAGAAATTTTCACATGTTTTACATAATCGTTTCACATACTTATCGTGGCTAAAAAAAGTCATGACTCTTGAAATAGTTTGGCATCTTCACACAACTATCCGACGAATATGGTTGATACTACAACATCCCAAATGGAGAAGCATATATATTGACATTCCTAAATGTGTTTTACCCTTTTTTATAGTTTAGTCTTAGAAGTGATGTTACATCTAAATAATGATTGATGAGACAATTCAATTCTAGATGTAACGAAAAACATCCTCTTTTTCATTCATTagagtgattaaaaaaaaatccagacaGAAACCCAATGTAATGGTATTCCTCAGTTTTCCCAGCAAGAATGTAAGAACACAGCAAGAACCACTTTAAGAATGAAAACTAACGAAATCAAGAATCGAAACAATGAACAAGGAACCCAAGATCCTTCTTATTCTTGGAAGAGATTTTCGAGGAATCTCCAACCTCCAAAGTATACTTCAATCTCAAGAACTCAGAACTAAAGCTAAACTCGCATTTTCAGTCTTTTATACAAGTTTCCTACACGGAAGTAAAATGACGAAGTTTACAAGCCATTTACACAAACACAACACTTGAAAAGCCCCTGCATCTATTTCTCTTCTTGCACCGTTTCACTTAAATCCTTTACGCACCATTTTGGATCTTCATACTGTAATATCGTTGCCCCCTTCTGAAACGCACAGCATCACTTAGTCATACGCACCATTTTATTCTGCCTACAGGTAATATCGTTGCTCAACCCAGATCAGGCCTACACTTCCAGACTTCTAACGTCAGTCACTCCCTCTTCTCATTCAATCTTCCCCTTACACCCAATGGATTCCCTTTTgccaatttataaatagtaataatagcAATAAACTTACTCACAACCTCTTTGCAAAACCTGTCACGCATTAGATGTaataaacaaaggaaaagatggaaaagattaaaaaaagggTAAACTTGACTAAAATGAATATTAGACATCTAAATGATAGGATGCTTACTTCTTGGAAATTCCATTTGGcagaaacaattaaaattggCATGAACATCTATCTGAGTGGCACTGTTTACTGGTCCATTTGATTTTCCACATTAAATTTGAGTAGTTATTGCAATGGCAACTGTGGTCATTATGATTAAGGATTGTTATCTTTCTTCATACATTACTTCATcaagatgcaaaacaaaacataaagaTTACCATTGACTGTAAATTGTAAGATCAGATTTCAATATGAGATAGTGGGCCATTCAAATTGCATATGACACTCCATCCAAATTAGCACGCTTACATACAAAAGAAAATCTGCAAGAACCGAAAATATGCTGTTCTTGAAATGATATGTAAGATTGTGACAAGCCATTTTAAGGTATGTTTTTCCTGCTATCCCCTCAACCCTCAATGTATAATCATTGGATTTTTAGGATAAACTACATTATTGAATGTATGAAACCATTGGAACATATTAAaatgcatttatatttttctagcaccaattcacatatttaaaatttcaatattcttCATGGcccaatttgattttaaaaaaatcatcacTTGTTTAATTTTTCGTGCTTAACTGAACATCTAGATTTCTTTGATTAGGCTAGAAGAGAAGCTTACCAATTTAGAATCGGAGAATCAAGTCTTACGTCAACAAGCTGTATCCATGGCAACTAACAAGTTCCTCTCAGGACGCTCTAGATCAATCATTCAGGTAATTAATTAAGCATCAATATCTGTGATTGATTCATTGACCCAGATAGTGTAGAGATTATCTGGTTCTTTGATGTATGGCAGAGAGGTCCTGAAAACAGTCATTTTGGAATGGACGCAAGGGCAGCTTTGGTAAGCAAAGCTCTCAAAAACATTTTCTCATTTTACACTCTTTAAGAAACAAGATATagattataaaagtaaacttgtGATATGAGCTATCTGAGTGTTCCTGCTTGATTTTTCTCTATTGCTGATCACCTGGTAAATATATCAGGATCTGCATGGTCCTTCAACAAACCAAAGGGATCTTTATGAACTAGAGGAGAAACCCCAAAAATCCCTAAATGAGAAGCAGCAGGAAAACCAAGAGTTGCTCATACAATGTATTGCACAGCACCTTAGCTTTGCAGGGACTAGGCCTATTGCTGCGTGCATCATATATAAATGCCTTCTGCACTGGAGATCATTTGAAGTTGAGAGAACTAGTGTTTTTGATCGGATCATTCAGACAATTGGCAATGCTATTGAGGTTTTTAATACCCAAATTTATATGCCAagtactttgtttttttttcagatgcctgtttttgttttttagaaaCCTGTTTTAACATTATTGTTTCCATTTGGATTTCAGACCCAGGATAACAATGATATCTTAGCCTATTGGCTATCCAATGCATCAACACTTCTCTTACTACTCCAGCGCACATTGAAAGCAAGTGGTGCAGCTGGAATGGCTCCACAACGACGCCGTTCATCATCAGCTACTCTATTTGGGAGGATGACACAAGTAACAAGTTTCTTTTCAATATCCACAGCTGTTCGTAGAATTTCGAttcttcagttgattcatgttttTCGCATTTTTTCATTTAGAGTTTCCGTGGTGCTCCACAAGTAATCAATCTTTCGTTAATCAATGGCAACATGAATGGTGGGATGGATACATTACGGCAAGTTGAAGCCAAGTACCCGGCTTTGCTTTTTAAACAGCAGCTTACAGCATATGTGGAAAAGATCTATGGAATGATTcgagataatttgaggaaagaAATTTCTCCATTGCTTGGATTGTGCATCCAGGTtgatcaaattattttacttttttattctgtttttatttatttatttatatgtgtatataCACATTGGGAGAGGGGGGTTGAACCCAAGACCTCCATTTTGGAGACTTAGGTGTTATGCCATCAGGCCAGAGACTTAGGTGTTATGCCATCAGGCCACAGGCCTTTggctcaaattattttacttgcttTATTCCTATCAAATTCCTTAAACTAAAAACTTTATTATTTGAATCTGATGAAACAGGCACCAAGAACATCCAGAGCAAGCTTGGTTAAGGGGTCACGCTCTGTTGCAAACACTGAAGCCCAGCGAGCTTTAATTGCTCACTGGCAAGGGATAGTGAAAAGCCTTGGAAGCTTCTTAAACACTCTGAAAGAAAATCATGTTAGTGGAATTTCTTTTAGCTCTGTTCCTTTTTTTCATGCTATAAGATAGAAGTATTTTTTCAGTATTGGAACTAGTTGACGTAGGCTGGGACCCTGATGAGCCAACTCTGGCTTTGCTGACCATGATTGGCGGATTAACTAACCCTGATTTGGTTGATCatgaatttcatatatttgattttactGAATTTCATTTTGAGTGTGTACTTTCAGCAAATTAACTTTTGCTTatgattgttttattttctctcctAGGTACCCTCATTTTTAGTTCGTAAGGTGTTCacacaaatattttctttcatcaATGTTCAGCTATTCAACAGGTGTAGAGTCTATGCCACAATTTCATTTTGCCTTTGGGTTTTAAATCTAATGCAAGTAGAAAATTTTCCTTTATCATTTAGCATAGCGCATTTTTTTTACAGTCTTCTGTTAAGGCGAGAGTGCTGTTCCTTCAGTAATGGTGAATACGTGAAAGCTGGGCTGGCTGAATTGGAACATTGGTGTTATAATGCCACAGATGAGGTACCTTGAATTCACTGCCACATAGTCTGATATTGTGATATATCTCTCATAATTaaccaaaggaaaaagaaaaaatcagtaTGCAGGTTCTTCTTGGGATGAGCTCAAGCATATTAAACAGGCTATTGGGTTTCTGGTATCCTTCTTCTGTTCTTGGTTATTTTCCATTTCTACCAGATTTGCTTATTACAATGGTGGAGCAActaatagtcttctgaaatatCCAATTTTCTGATTCAGGTCATACAtcaaaaaccaaagaaaacacTAGATGAAATCAGCCATGATCTTTGCCCAGTGAGTAATGCATTAGAAGCAATGGATATACTTCATTCTACTTTGCCGTTACTAGCCAAAAATTAGTAATTCACCTTCACCTCTTCCCAGGATCTCAGTGAACCTAATTTTGCAATTTACAGGTCCTCAGTGTACAGCAGCTATATCGGATCAGTACAATGTACTGGGATGACAAATATGGCACACATAGCGTGTCCTCAGATGTAAGTATTTGATGGATGTCATTACCCAAACTATGTCCAGAGTGATCTTTGTCCCTACAGGATTatcgattttcatttttctcgaGATTACAAACATTTACCACAAAACTGAC
This genomic window from Carya illinoinensis cultivar Pawnee chromosome 7, C.illinoinensisPawnee_v1, whole genome shotgun sequence contains:
- the LOC122314893 gene encoding myosin-11-like, with the protein product MGTPVNIIVGSHVWVEDPDLAWIDGQVSKINGQEAEIQTTNGKKVVANLSKIYPKDMEAPAGGVDDMTKLSYLHEPGVLQNLKIRYELNEIYTYTGNILIAINPFQRLPHIYDAHMMQQYKGAPFGELSPHVFAIADVAYRAMINEGKSNSILVSGESGAGKTETTKMLMRYLAFLGGRVATEGRTVEQQVLESNPVLEAFGNAKTVRNNNSSRFGKFVEIQFDKHGRISGAAIRTYLLERSRVCQISDPERNYHCFYLLCAAPQEEIEKYKLGNPKSFHYLNQSNCYELVGVSDARDYLDTRRAMDIVGISEMEQEAIFRVVAAILHLGNIEFAKGKEVDSSVPKDDQAKFHLRMTAELLMCDAVALEDALCKRVMITPEEVIKRCLDPQSAAISRDGLAKTVYSRLFDWLVDKINVSIGQDPNSKSLIGVLDIYGFESFKTNSFEQFCINFTNEKLQQHFNQHVFKMEQEEYTKEEIDWSYIEFVDNQDVLDLIEKKPGGIIALLDEACMFPKSTHETFANKLYQTFKNHKRFIKPKLSRTDYSIAHYAGEVLYQSDQFLDKNKDYVVPEYQDLLGVSTCPFVAGLFPPLPEEKTKSSKFSSIGSRFKVQLHQLMETLNSTEPQYIRCVKPNNLLKPAIFENVNIMQQLRCGGVLEAIRISCAGYPTRRPFYEFIHRFGLLAPEVLEGINNEKVVCKNILEKKGLKGFQIGKTKVFLRAGQMAELDAQRAEVLSRAAKTIQWRVRTHIARRHFVALQKATIDLQSICRGRLACKLFEFLKRVAAAVKIQKHIRRYQARKTYCNLHLSMLVLQTGLRALAARKEFRLRKRTKAAIFVQVIHFKTYFAWKSTRILLSLSKNENSLSNKMQARWRCHKAASYYKKLKRGSIVTQCRWRGRIARRELRKLKMAARETGALKEAKDKLEKRVEELTWRLQLEKRLRTDQEEAKSQEIAKLQNSLQELQNKVEESNALLVKEREFAKQAIEEAPPVIKETQVLVEDTQKIDSLTAEVQSLKASLELERQRADDCKRKYSEAEESSEVRRKKLQETENKVHQLQESLTRLEEKLTNLESENQVLRQQAVSMATNKFLSGRSRSIIQRGPENSHFGMDARAALDLHGPSTNQRDLYELEEKPQKSLNEKQQENQELLIQCIAQHLSFAGTRPIAACIIYKCLLHWRSFEVERTSVFDRIIQTIGNAIETQDNNDILAYWLSNASTLLLLLQRTLKASGAAGMAPQRRRSSSATLFGRMTQSFRGAPQVINLSLINGNMNGGMDTLRQVEAKYPALLFKQQLTAYVEKIYGMIRDNLRKEISPLLGLCIQAPRTSRASLVKGSRSVANTEAQRALIAHWQGIVKSLGSFLNTLKENHVPSFLVRKVFTQIFSFINVQLFNSLLLRRECCSFSNGEYVKAGLAELEHWCYNATDEYAGSSWDELKHIKQAIGFLVIHQKPKKTLDEISHDLCPVLSVQQLYRISTMYWDDKYGTHSVSSDVISNMRVLMTEDSNNAVSNSFLLDDDSSIPFSVDDLSKSMEQIDISDVESPPLIRDNTGFTFLLPRSD